A window from Chrysemys picta bellii isolate R12L10 chromosome 2, ASM1138683v2, whole genome shotgun sequence encodes these proteins:
- the LOC112061141 gene encoding sphingomyelin phosphodiesterase 3-like produces MVLRESPFPNRLLRGLYSLGQHLLFPSYWATDCLLDLKETTAERRQRQCCPRCPLRALVTGPLLLLLLILSMPVALLGLLLWLPLQAARRPFAYKHNMLSRQPAGWELPGTGQAFSFVSANVCLLPNGLAKNSNLGQIKQRVARIGQHLTQGEASASFAGPRSHQFDGEGGAGPGEISVPFPPDVDFMCLQEVFDQRAGARLCQLLSPFYEHIVYDVGAYGLQGCCTLKVLNSGLFLASRYPVLAAQYRCYPNGIREDALSAKGLLSVQVQLGSAQRQRIVGYLNCTHLHAPAAHAQIRCDQLTMGLSWVQLFQDTHAQHGDVVAFDVFCGDFNFDNCSSGDELEQTHDIFRQYQDPCRVGPRQDQPWAIGTLLNYLEIHEEAVSTPEKLKRTLEQEEGRRTYLAGPILRDGRPDPSAAGSPWEGRRIDYILYREHPAPISLTTEVEKFSFITQLAGCSDHLAVGLRLLLNPAPQ; encoded by the exons ATGGTCCTGCGGGAGTCTCCGTTCCCGAACCGGCTCCTGAGAGGCCTGTACAGCCTGGGCCAGCACCTGCTGTTCCCCAGCTACTGGGCCACTGACTGCCTCCTCGACCTCAAGGAGACCACGGCGGAGCGGCGCCAGCGTCAGTGCTGCCCCCGCTGCCCCCTGCGGGCGCTGGTCACCGgccccttgctgctgctgctgctcatccTCTCCATGCCCGTCGCCCTCCTGGGCCTGCTGCTGTGGCTCCCCCTTCAGGCTGCCCGCAGGCCCTTCGCCTACAAACACAACATGCTCTCGCGCCAGCCAGCGGGCTGGGAGCTGCCGGGCACCGGCCAGGCCTTCAGCTTCGTCAGCGCCAACGTGTGCCTCCTGCCCAATGGCCTGGCCAAGAACAGCAACCTGGGACAGATCAAACAGCGCGTGGCCCGCATCGGCCAGCACCTGACGCAGGGGGAGGCCAGCGCCAGCTTCGCCGGCCCCAGGAGCCACCAGTTcgacggggagggaggggctgggcccgGGGAGATCTCGGTGCCCTTCCCGCCGGACGTGGACTTCATGTGCCTGCAGGAGGTGTTTGACCAGCGGGCGGGCGCCCGGCTGTGCCAGCTGCTGAGCCCCTTCTACGAGCACATCGTGTACGACGTGGGCGCCtacgggctgcagggctgttgtACTCTCAAGGTCTTAAACAGCGGGCTCTTCCTGGCCAGCCGCTACCCCGTGCTGGCCGCCCAGTACCGCTGCTACCCCAACGGTATCCGTGAGGACGCGCTGTCTGCCAAGGGACTGCTCTCCGTGCAG GTGCAGCTGGGGTCAGCACAAAGGCAGAGGATTGTGGGCTACCTGAACTGCACACACCTGCACGCTCCAGCGG cccatGCACAGATCCGCTGTGACCAGCTCACCATGGGGCTCTCCTGGGTGCAGCTCTTCCAGGACACCCACGCGCAGCACGGGGACGTCGTCGCCTTCGACGTGTTCTGCGGGGACTTCAACTTTGACAACTGCTCCTCAG GGGATGAGTTGGAGCAGACCCATGACATCTTCCGCCAGTACCAAGACCCATGCCGAGTGGGGCCCAGGCAGGACCAGCCCTGGGCCATAG GCACCCTGCTGAACTACCTGGAGATCCACGAGGAGGCCGTGTCGACCCCAGAGAAGCTGAAAAG GACCCTGGAGCAAGAGGAAGGCAGGCGGACGTACCTGGCGGGTCCCATCCTGCGGGACGGCCGCCCCGACCCCTCGGCAGCAGGGAGCCCCTGGGAAGGGCGTCGCATCGACTACATCCTGTACCGCGAGCACCCCGCCCCCATCAGCCTGACAACG GAGGTGGAGAAATTTTCCTTCATCACCCAGCTGGCCGGCTGCTCGGACCACCTGGCTGTGGGGCTGCGGCTGCTCCTGAACCCTGCGCCGCAGTAA